From the genome of Vespa crabro chromosome 24, iyVesCrab1.2, whole genome shotgun sequence, one region includes:
- the LOC124432225 gene encoding U11/U12 small nuclear ribonucleoprotein 48 kDa protein-like has protein sequence MLEVTLNERKKQLVELNDFNKNINQEIANITSTLGWTVESISQDNKNFLTCPYDPSHRITEECLDAHLSACQWKAEGYGKFNIPFPESALSPNAPSSLQLDEELQDEILRHAKEQNPEMKTGLGQRLIPHTSDRLTSDFTSDERKALYEYVIAHTVKPDIGRDIADINKPKPQDKDNKEMSLLEMLVQERNLKRRRAKHRGVHTNKKSHIEILREVINQQMEIYTEYISEQKDPTATRTTYNSEQDLNTYSEKQKLIVTNCYEKPSASSHFSQIEKNGHQRTNTIYDRRQESTINKNYSESMQYKKYEKRLSDTKERSKKTKRSEHRHRSRSRDYKSHKKHKHKSKDRHVKKKHKSRNHDKSSQERGHSKYSDIRTKDSYYTKGR, from the exons atgttgGAAGTTACattgaacgagagaaaaaaacagttGGTAGAATTAAacgatttcaataaaaatatcaatcaaGAAATCGCCAATATAACCTCTACTTTAGGATGGACAGTAGAGAGTATATCACAAGAT aataaaaatttcttaacgTGTCCCTACGATCCATCACATCGAATTACAGAAGAATGTCTCGATGCACATCTATCTGCCTGTCAATGGAAAGCGGAAGGTTATGGAAAATTTAACATTCCATTTCCAGAATCAGCTTTATCACCAAATGCTCCATCGAGTCTCCAATTGG ACGAAGAATTACAGGATGAAATCTTACGACACGCAAAAGAACAAAATCCAGAGATGAAAACAG GTTTGGGTCAACGATTAATTCCACATACATCTGACAGACTCACCTCAGATTTTACTAGCGATGAGAGGAAGGCACTGTACGAATATGTGATTGCTCATACTGTTAAACCTGATATAGGTCGTGATATTGCTGATATAAATAAACC AAAACCAcaagataaagataacaaagaaATGTCCCTTTTGGAAATGCTTGTACAAGAACGCAATTTGAAAAGGCGTAGAGCTAAGCACAGAGGTGTACACACTAataaaaaatctcatatagAAATTCTTAGAGAAGTTATAAATCAACAAATGGAAATATATACAGAATATATTTCAGAACAAAAAGATCCTACTGCAACAAGAACCACATATAATTCTGAACAagatttaaatacatattcagaaaaacagaaattaaTTGTAACTAATTGTTACGAAAAGCCATCAGCATCCTCTCACTTCTcacagattgaaaaaaatgGGCATCAACGTACAAATACAATATATGATCGACGACAAGAaagtacaataaataaaaattattctgaaTCTATgcaatataagaaatatgagAAACGTTTATCAGATACAAAGGAAAGATCAAAAAAGACTAAACGAAGTGAACATAGGCATAGATCTCGTTCTAGAGATTACAAGTCTCataaaaaacataaacataaatcaaaagatagacacgtaaagaaaaaacataaatcTAGAAATCATGATAAATCATCACAAGAAAGAGGCCATTCAAAATACAGTGATATTAGAACAAAGGATTCATATTACACAAAAGGTCGATag